The following coding sequences are from one uncultured Desulfobacter sp. window:
- a CDS encoding 4Fe-4S dicluster domain-containing protein, with translation MIKRSLFALSKPRLTYELLDTSLQSADEIAIPGSLILLLPEEIDSAKKALISPGDAVKKGQKLTLYDDSTSYVLSPVAGTIKGFDSYSDDFGNTATYITIKSDPSLTGDDQLAQIDLEETLESAADYLEQLPGALPVSTLTDPKYDIRTIVVTGADTDILCDTCQFICSAYAGLMVQGAKILKSMTRVDRFCITMPENLSAQVDLDGFNVFRTSNTYPSNLPAMVMKDHLGKVLLAGQTPEDLGVCFIRPEALVSLARAFEAGAPVFDKVITLIDKGGKKYRIKATIGTPISKLFACYNVQINDRDRIIIGGPMRGSATYTVHHPVVPDMDTIIVQDRDVVAELSDNACVNCGECVRICPANVPVNLLVRFLEASLYEEAADRFDLESCIECGLCAYVCRARIPLYQYIRLGKHELLTLRENA, from the coding sequence ATGATTAAACGATCTCTTTTCGCTCTATCCAAACCCAGGCTGACGTATGAACTGCTTGATACGTCTCTGCAATCCGCTGATGAGATTGCGATTCCTGGCAGTCTTATCCTTCTTTTGCCTGAAGAAATCGACTCGGCAAAAAAGGCTTTGATCAGCCCGGGAGATGCTGTCAAAAAAGGGCAAAAATTAACACTTTACGATGACAGCACCTCCTATGTTTTATCTCCTGTCGCAGGTACGATCAAGGGATTTGATTCCTACTCCGATGATTTCGGCAACACAGCAACCTATATCACGATCAAGTCTGACCCATCGCTCACAGGCGATGATCAACTGGCCCAGATTGATCTGGAAGAAACGCTTGAGTCTGCTGCTGATTATCTGGAACAACTCCCCGGGGCACTGCCCGTCTCAACCCTGACAGACCCTAAGTATGATATCAGAACCATTGTGGTGACAGGCGCGGATACAGATATCCTCTGTGACACCTGTCAATTTATCTGTAGCGCATATGCAGGCCTGATGGTTCAAGGCGCCAAAATTCTCAAGAGCATGACCCGGGTCGACCGGTTCTGCATCACCATGCCTGAAAATCTTTCGGCCCAGGTGGACCTTGATGGTTTCAATGTATTTAGAACATCAAATACATACCCATCCAATCTGCCTGCCATGGTCATGAAAGATCATTTAGGTAAAGTGCTGCTTGCGGGCCAGACCCCTGAAGATCTGGGGGTTTGTTTTATACGCCCCGAGGCCCTTGTCTCTCTTGCCCGGGCGTTTGAAGCAGGGGCTCCGGTGTTTGACAAGGTCATCACATTGATTGACAAAGGCGGGAAAAAATACCGGATCAAGGCCACCATCGGCACACCCATCAGTAAACTTTTCGCCTGTTATAATGTCCAGATCAATGATCGGGACCGGATTATCATCGGCGGCCCCATGCGCGGTTCGGCGACCTATACGGTCCATCACCCGGTGGTTCCGGATATGGATACAATCATTGTACAGGACAGGGATGTTGTCGCGGAACTTTCGGATAATGCATGTGTCAACTGCGGCGAATGCGTTCGCATCTGTCCGGCCAATGTCCCCGTGAACCTGCTGGTAAGGTTTCTTGAAGCAAGCCTTTATGAAGAGGCTGCGGACAGATTCGATCTGGAATCCTGCATTGAATGCGGACTCTGCGCGTATGTATGCAGAGCCAGGATTCCTTTGTATCAGTATATCCGCCTGGGTAAGCATGAACTGTTGACCCTCCGTGAAAATGCTTGA
- a CDS encoding RnfABCDGE type electron transport complex subunit D, giving the protein MTNTKLIVSHAPFWHNGDSLFQQNLNYIIALIPAALFGILHFGAPALGVLTLAASSAMLWEVLLSVISKQKIAIGNMESAVIGLLFGMMVPATMPWWVVIIGTFLAVVLGKFVFGGTGGNPFNPTLIGIAILTMSWPAFMDFDTAYVSYQFDFTALAPLVALKSQGTSALASFPISDLLMGKEVGGIGSTFGLGIIVGGIYLMLKGYTRWEIVVSFLAGVILTATIFHLLHPDTYAPALFHLFSGYTLIGAFFLAVENSSSPVNRIPMLIYGLLGGFMVILVRNIGIYPDGTVLAILLINLVNPLIDLIKPKALGKGVTHA; this is encoded by the coding sequence ATGACAAACACTAAATTGATCGTTTCCCATGCCCCTTTCTGGCATAACGGAGACAGCCTGTTTCAACAGAATCTGAATTATATTATCGCCCTTATTCCGGCTGCGCTTTTCGGGATTCTCCATTTTGGCGCACCCGCCCTTGGGGTGCTGACACTTGCCGCTTCCTCGGCCATGCTCTGGGAAGTACTCCTGTCGGTCATCTCCAAACAGAAAATCGCCATCGGCAATATGGAATCGGCCGTTATCGGACTTCTTTTCGGCATGATGGTTCCGGCGACGATGCCTTGGTGGGTTGTGATCATCGGCACCTTTCTTGCCGTAGTTTTAGGTAAATTCGTATTCGGCGGCACCGGCGGCAATCCATTTAACCCGACCCTTATAGGTATCGCCATTCTCACGATGTCCTGGCCGGCCTTCATGGATTTTGACACCGCGTATGTATCTTACCAGTTTGACTTCACTGCCCTTGCGCCACTGGTTGCCTTGAAATCCCAGGGCACATCCGCCCTGGCCTCATTTCCCATCAGCGACCTGCTCATGGGTAAGGAAGTTGGCGGTATCGGTTCCACCTTCGGACTTGGGATCATCGTCGGCGGCATCTATCTGATGCTCAAGGGTTATACCCGGTGGGAAATCGTAGTATCGTTCCTCGCTGGCGTTATACTTACGGCGACCATTTTCCATCTGCTCCATCCGGATACCTATGCACCTGCCTTGTTCCATCTGTTTTCAGGATACACCCTGATCGGCGCTTTTTTCCTGGCCGTAGAAAATTCATCCTCTCCGGTTAATCGCATCCCCATGCTGATTTATGGACTTTTGGGCGGTTTTATGGTCATCCTGGTCCGTAACATCGGTATCTATCCCGACGGTACGGTTTTGGCCATTCTGCTGATCAACCTTGTTAATCCTCTGATTGATCTAATTAAACCTAAAGCCCTTGGAAAGGGGGTAACCCATGCGTGA
- a CDS encoding RnfABCDGE type electron transport complex subunit G: MREMISMVVVLTVLTAVSGGLLAAVKVKTAPQIEEQVLKFQKAPAIKAIFADATNDPIKERFNVKADDAELQIFPAILGDSQKAVAFEAKGTGFGGPIGLMLGVDLESDEIIAVRVTTHSETPGIGSRAKEDLSFVDQFGGMSMTSNFGIKAQGGEIDAMSGATVTSIGVSQAAVAAQALYKKLKPEIVKQMN; this comes from the coding sequence ATGCGTGAGATGATTAGTATGGTTGTGGTACTGACCGTTCTTACGGCAGTGTCCGGCGGCCTTCTTGCAGCTGTTAAGGTAAAAACGGCACCCCAGATTGAAGAGCAGGTATTGAAATTTCAGAAGGCGCCTGCCATCAAGGCAATTTTTGCCGATGCCACCAATGACCCCATCAAGGAACGGTTTAACGTTAAAGCCGACGATGCAGAACTTCAAATCTTTCCCGCAATTCTGGGGGATTCCCAGAAAGCTGTTGCCTTTGAAGCCAAGGGCACAGGATTCGGCGGTCCGATTGGTTTGATGCTCGGGGTTGACCTTGAGTCGGATGAAATCATTGCTGTCCGTGTAACGACACATTCCGAGACACCGGGCATCGGCTCCAGGGCCAAAGAGGACCTTTCCTTTGTTGATCAGTTTGGCGGGATGTCCATGACATCCAACTTCGGAATAAAGGCCCAGGGCGGAGAGATTGATGCAATGTCCGGGGCCACGGTAACTTCAATCGGCGTCAGCCAGGCCGCAGTTGCAGCCCAGGCGCTATATAAGAAGCTGAAACCTGAAATCGTTAAACAGATGAATTAA
- a CDS encoding electron transport complex subunit E: MAQSLVKEFSKGLWAEIPLFRLVLGLCPALAVTKTCENGIGMGIATTFVLLFSNILVSLLRNIIPSKVRIACYIVIIATFVTIVEFMMQAYMYELFLKLGIFIPLIVVNCVVLGRAEAFAGKNTVLPSAADGLGMGLGFTMALASLGAVRELIGAGTLTVWGGTPLFEIGHGYIPFHFMVEAPGAFIGLGMMLCLMNIIGKK; encoded by the coding sequence ATGGCACAATCCCTGGTAAAAGAATTTTCAAAAGGACTCTGGGCTGAGATTCCTCTGTTCCGCCTGGTCCTTGGGCTTTGCCCGGCGCTTGCCGTCACAAAGACGTGTGAAAACGGTATCGGCATGGGTATAGCAACCACTTTTGTCCTTTTGTTCTCGAACATTTTGGTTTCCCTGCTTAGAAACATAATCCCCTCAAAGGTTAGAATTGCCTGTTACATCGTCATCATTGCCACCTTTGTAACCATCGTGGAATTCATGATGCAGGCATATATGTATGAACTGTTCCTGAAACTGGGTATTTTCATTCCTCTAATCGTTGTAAACTGTGTCGTACTCGGCCGGGCGGAAGCCTTTGCCGGGAAAAACACCGTGTTGCCTTCGGCCGCTGACGGCCTTGGCATGGGACTGGGATTTACGATGGCACTGGCCTCCCTTGGTGCGGTCCGGGAGCTTATCGGCGCCGGGACACTGACGGTTTGGGGCGGCACACCGCTTTTTGAAATCGGGCATGGATATATTCCTTTTCATTTCATGGTTGAAGCACCCGGTGCGTTTATCGGCTTGGGCATGATGCTCTGCCTGATGAACATCATCGGGAAAAAATAA
- a CDS encoding RnfABCDGE type electron transport complex subunit A, whose translation MGDLFVLAISCIFINNILLAQFLGNCPFLGTSKKMETAAGMGMAVIFVLVMAGMITWLVNTYLLKALHVEFLQTVSFILVIASLVQFVEMFLKKSIPGLYAGLGIFLPLITTNCAVMGVCLINIKEEYTFIEALVSSFSYAAGFGLALILFAGVRERVILARVPKPLQDTSIGLMTAGMIALIFTVFRGMV comes from the coding sequence ATGGGTGATCTATTTGTCCTGGCAATCAGCTGTATTTTTATTAACAATATTCTTCTTGCTCAATTCCTAGGCAACTGTCCTTTCCTCGGCACCTCCAAGAAAATGGAGACCGCCGCCGGCATGGGCATGGCCGTTATCTTTGTACTGGTCATGGCCGGCATGATAACCTGGCTTGTAAATACATACCTGCTCAAAGCCCTTCATGTGGAATTTTTGCAGACTGTTTCCTTTATTCTGGTTATTGCGTCTCTGGTCCAGTTCGTGGAAATGTTCTTAAAAAAGAGTATCCCTGGACTCTATGCAGGTCTTGGTATCTTTCTTCCGCTGATCACAACCAACTGCGCAGTTATGGGTGTGTGTTTGATCAACATTAAGGAAGAGTACACCTTTATTGAGGCACTGGTATCCTCTTTTTCCTACGCCGCAGGTTTCGGCCTTGCGCTGATTCTGTTTGCCGGCGTCAGGGAACGGGTTATCCTTGCACGGGTACCCAAACCTTTACAGGATACCTCCATTGGTCTTATGACTGCGGGTATGATCGCACTGATCTTCACCGTATTCAGAGGCATGGTTTAG